In Drosophila nasuta strain 15112-1781.00 chromosome 2R, ASM2355853v1, whole genome shotgun sequence, a single genomic region encodes these proteins:
- the LOC132786867 gene encoding dihydrolipoyllysine-residue succinyltransferase component of 2-oxoglutarate dehydrogenase complex, mitochondrial-like — MSSLIFELTTRLRRNVQHVGLRALRMRTLDLSVRRCSQLTVLMTVQKQQPASFAIFDCQRKDALRSFGRQSFHTTSSLWSEQVVKAPAFPDSISEGDVKFTCKVGDSFAADQAVMEIETDKTSMPVNAPFAGTLTAILVKDGDAVKSGQELFKMKPGPAPAGAAPAPAKPAPAPTAPAAAAPAPAAAKPPPTPPPKPAAPTVAPPPPPPPKPAAAAAPPSGGGTGTRSEKRVKMNRMRLKIASRLKDAQNTCAMLTTFNEIDMSFAMEFRKLNQDEFQKKYNVKLGFMSIFSKASAMALQEQPVVNAVIDGKETVYRDFIDISVAVATPRGLVVPVIRNVENMNYADIEKALGALAIKAKQDAITVQDMEGGTFTISNGGVFGSLMGTPIINPPQSAILGMHGILNRPIADEGQVVIRPMMYVALTYDHRLIDGREAVLFLRKIKSVLENPKELAIPL; from the exons ATGTCGAGTCTTATCTTCGAATTAACGACACGTCTGCGTCGAAATGTGCAGCATGTTGGCCTAAGAGCGTTGCGGATGCGTACG TTAGACTTAAGCGTACGTCGTTGCTCCCAGCTGACTGTCTTGATGACAGTTCAGAAGCAACAGCCAGCTTCATTTGCCATCTTCGATTGCCAACGTAAAGATGCGCTGCG ATCTTTTGGCAGACAAAGCTTTCATACAACTAGCAGCTTGTGGTCCGAGCAGGTAGTAAAGGCGCCAGCGTTTCCCGACTCCATTTCTGAGGGTGATGTGAA ATTCACCTGCAAAGTGGGAGACTCCTTTGCTGCAGATCAGGCCGTCATGGAAATTGAAACGGATAAAACATCGATGCCGGTGAATGCGCCATTTGCCGGCACTTTAACAGCCATTCTTGTCAAGGATGGAGATGCAGTTAAGAGCGGCCAAGAGTTGTTTAAAATGAAACCCGGTCCTGCTCCAGCTGgagctgctcctgctccagctAAACCAGCTCCTGCACCCACTGCCCCTGCTGCAGCGGCACCCGCTCCAGCTGCTGCCAAGCCTCCACCTACGCCACCACCCAAGCCCGCAGCACCTACTGTGGCACCTCCACCGCCACCTCCTCCTaagccagctgctgctgctgctcctccttCTGGCGGTGGTACAGGCACGCGCAGCGAGAAGCGCGTCAAGATGAATCGCATGCGTCTAAAGATTGCATCTCGCTTGAAGGATGCTCAGAATACTTGTGCCATGCTGACCACTTTCAACGAGATCGACATGAG CTTTGCCATGGAATTCCGTAAACTGAATCAGGACGAGTTCCAGAAGAAGTACAATGTCAAATTGGGCTTCATGTCCATCTTCTCAAAGGCCAGCGCAATGGCGCTTCAAGAGCAGCCTGTCGTAAATGCTGTCATCGATGGCAAG GAAACTGTGTATCGTGATTTCATTGACATTTCAGTGGCTGTTGCCACGCCCCGTGGCCTTGTTGTGCCCGTCATCCGCAATGTGGAGAACATGAATTATGCGGACATCGAGAAGGCTTTGGGTGCTTTGGCCATCAAGGCAAAGCAGGATGCGATTACTGTGCAAGATATGGAGGGCGGCACCTTTACCATTAGCAATGGCGGCGTCTTTGGATCTCTAATGGGTACTCCAATTATTAATCCTCCTCAGAGTGCCATTCTCGGAATGCATGGCATTCTGAATCGACCAATTGCGGACGAGGGCCAA GTCGTCATACGTCCCATGATGTATGTGGCCTTGACGTACGATCATCGATTGATCGACGGACGCGAggcagttttatttttgcgtAAGATTAAGTCAGTTCTGGAAAATCCAAAAGAACTGGCTATTCCGTTGTAA